A genomic segment from Amphiprion ocellaris isolate individual 3 ecotype Okinawa chromosome 17, ASM2253959v1, whole genome shotgun sequence encodes:
- the opn4xa gene encoding opsin 4xa isoform X2 codes for MDVDHGFYRQVDVHDHAHYIVAFFVLVIGTVGVTGNALVMYAFFCNKKLRTPPNFFIMNLAVSDFLMAITQSPIFFVNSLYKGWIFGETGCKIYAFCGALFGITSMINLLAISVDRYIVITKPLQAIRWTSTRRTCLIIALVWMYSLAWSLAPLLGWSSYIPEGLMTSCTWDYVTSTLANKSYTLMLCCFVFFIPLGIISYCYLCMFLAIRQASRDVEKLGSQVRKSALIQQQSIKTEWKLAKIAFVVIIVFVLSWSPYACVTLIAWAGYGSVLNPYSKAVPAVIAKASAIYNPFIYAIIHSKYRDTLAEKVPCLHFLAQPPRRDCISVSHSESSLRDSVLSRQSSVSKTKFHRVSSMSTTDTQVWSDVELDPIDQSMRSSYSLTALGDKECPSVTKQTKEMRNQSQEQVRLPSQSKVH; via the exons ATGGATGTGGACCACGGATTCTATCGCCAGGTGGATGTCCACGACCATGCACACTACATAGTGGCCTTTTTTGTCCTGGTAATTGGAACAGTGGGAGTTACTGGGAACGCCTTGGTCATGTACGCCTTTTTCTG TAACAAAAAACTACGGACGCCCCCCAACTTTTTCATCATGAACTTGGCAGTCAGTGACTTCCTCATGGCAATTACACAGTCACCCATCTTCTTTGTGAACTCCCTCTATAAGGGTTGGATTTTTGGTGAAacag GCTGTAAAATATATGCATTCTGTGGGGCTTTATTTGGAATCACATCGATGATAAACCTTCTGGCTATCTCGGTAGACCGCTATATTGTTATTACCAAGCCTCTGCAGGCCATACGATGGACCTCCACGAGACGCACTTGCCTCATTATAGCCTTGGTCTGGATGTATTCACTGGCCTGGAGCCTCGCACCACTTTTGGGCTGGA GTTCGTACATACCAGAGGGACTGATGACGTCATGCACATGGGACTACGTGACATCTACTCTGGCCAATAAAAGTTACACTTTGATGTTGTGCTGCTTCGTGTTCTTCATCCCCCTGGGCATTATATCCTATTGTTATCTGTGCATGTTCCTGGCAATTCGCCAGGCAAGCAG GGATGTGGAGAAGTTGGGTTCTCAGGTGAGGAAGTCAGCCCTGATCCAGCAGCAGTCCATCAAGACTGAATGGAAGCTGGCAAAGATCGCCTTTGTGGTCATCATAGTGTTTGTGCTTTCCTGGTCGCCCTATGCATGTGTCACCCTCATCGCCTGGGCTGG ATATGGAAGCGTTCTCAATCCCTATTCCAAAGCTGTCCCCGCTGTTATAGCCAAGGCATCGGCCATCTACAACCCTTTTATCTACGCCATCATTCACTCCAAATACAG GGACACCCTTGCAGAGAAGGTCCCATGTCTACATTTCCTTGCCCAGCCCCCCAGGAGGGACTGCATATCAGTGTCACACAGCGAGTCCTCCCTCAGGGACTCAGTGCTGAGCAGACAGTCATCCGTCTCCAAAACCAAGTTCCACAGAGTCTCCTCCATGTCTACAACAGACACA CAGGTTTGGAGTGATGTGGAGCTGGACCCTATTGACCAGAGTATGAGGTCCAGCTATTCCCTTACAGCTCTGGGGGACAAAGAGTGCCCATCAGTGACTAAACAGACCAAGGAAATGAGAAACCAAAGCCAGGAACAGGTGAG GCTGCCTTCCCAGAGCAAGGTTCACTGA
- the opn4xa gene encoding opsin 4xa isoform X1 encodes MDVDHGFYRQVDVHDHAHYIVAFFVLVIGTVGVTGNALVMYAFFCNKKLRTPPNFFIMNLAVSDFLMAITQSPIFFVNSLYKGWIFGETGCKIYAFCGALFGITSMINLLAISVDRYIVITKPLQAIRWTSTRRTCLIIALVWMYSLAWSLAPLLGWSSYIPEGLMTSCTWDYVTSTLANKSYTLMLCCFVFFIPLGIISYCYLCMFLAIRQASRDVEKLGSQVRKSALIQQQSIKTEWKLAKIAFVVIIVFVLSWSPYACVTLIAWAGYGSVLNPYSKAVPAVIAKASAIYNPFIYAIIHSKYRDTLAEKVPCLHFLAQPPRRDCISVSHSESSLRDSVLSRQSSVSKTKFHRVSSMSTTDTQVWSDVELDPIDQSMRSSYSLTALGDKECPSVTKQTKEMRNQSQEQAAFPEQGSLNRCDHNIWPESLNKIIPLAWQRKGEDNLESWNKEKKQEGEEESEHEKPEAQQVQNKKNVSKAQVLIQPDSLDSIVCVHSPAIVRPNSKEGLLEHGYCEEKQSTQCRHRELLLDLQPLDSSAEIFEPVQ; translated from the exons ATGGATGTGGACCACGGATTCTATCGCCAGGTGGATGTCCACGACCATGCACACTACATAGTGGCCTTTTTTGTCCTGGTAATTGGAACAGTGGGAGTTACTGGGAACGCCTTGGTCATGTACGCCTTTTTCTG TAACAAAAAACTACGGACGCCCCCCAACTTTTTCATCATGAACTTGGCAGTCAGTGACTTCCTCATGGCAATTACACAGTCACCCATCTTCTTTGTGAACTCCCTCTATAAGGGTTGGATTTTTGGTGAAacag GCTGTAAAATATATGCATTCTGTGGGGCTTTATTTGGAATCACATCGATGATAAACCTTCTGGCTATCTCGGTAGACCGCTATATTGTTATTACCAAGCCTCTGCAGGCCATACGATGGACCTCCACGAGACGCACTTGCCTCATTATAGCCTTGGTCTGGATGTATTCACTGGCCTGGAGCCTCGCACCACTTTTGGGCTGGA GTTCGTACATACCAGAGGGACTGATGACGTCATGCACATGGGACTACGTGACATCTACTCTGGCCAATAAAAGTTACACTTTGATGTTGTGCTGCTTCGTGTTCTTCATCCCCCTGGGCATTATATCCTATTGTTATCTGTGCATGTTCCTGGCAATTCGCCAGGCAAGCAG GGATGTGGAGAAGTTGGGTTCTCAGGTGAGGAAGTCAGCCCTGATCCAGCAGCAGTCCATCAAGACTGAATGGAAGCTGGCAAAGATCGCCTTTGTGGTCATCATAGTGTTTGTGCTTTCCTGGTCGCCCTATGCATGTGTCACCCTCATCGCCTGGGCTGG ATATGGAAGCGTTCTCAATCCCTATTCCAAAGCTGTCCCCGCTGTTATAGCCAAGGCATCGGCCATCTACAACCCTTTTATCTACGCCATCATTCACTCCAAATACAG GGACACCCTTGCAGAGAAGGTCCCATGTCTACATTTCCTTGCCCAGCCCCCCAGGAGGGACTGCATATCAGTGTCACACAGCGAGTCCTCCCTCAGGGACTCAGTGCTGAGCAGACAGTCATCCGTCTCCAAAACCAAGTTCCACAGAGTCTCCTCCATGTCTACAACAGACACA CAGGTTTGGAGTGATGTGGAGCTGGACCCTATTGACCAGAGTATGAGGTCCAGCTATTCCCTTACAGCTCTGGGGGACAAAGAGTGCCCATCAGTGACTAAACAGACCAAGGAAATGAGAAACCAAAGCCAGGAACAG GCTGCCTTCCCAGAGCAAGGTTCACTGAACAGATGTGACCACAATATATGGCCTGAGTCTCTCAACAAAATAATACCCCTGGCCTGGCAGAGGAAAGGGGAGGATAATCTTGAGAGCTGGaataaagagaagaaacagGAAGGTGAGGAAGAGTCTGAACATGAAAAACCAGAGGCACAGCAAGtgcaaaacaagaagaatgtgaGCAAGGCACAGGTCCTCATCCAGCCAGACTCTCTGGACAGTATTGTATGTGTGCATTCCCCTGCCATCGTCAGACCCAACTCAAAGGAAGGCCTGCTGGAACATGGCTATtgtgaggaaaaacaaagtACACAATGCAGACACAGAGAACTGTTGCTCGATCTGCAGCCCCTGGACTCttctgctgaaatatttgagCCTGTGCAATGA